One Capillibacterium thermochitinicola genomic region harbors:
- the mtnP gene encoding S-methyl-5'-thioadenosine phosphorylase — protein MEVAIIGGTGVYDPAILTKTREVKVQTPYGEVRPTVGEYNGVEVAFLPRHGAGHTVPPHRINYRANIWGLRRLGVKRILATTAVGSLNPEMRPGEMVLIDQFLDFTKGRPSTFFEGGPDGVIHVDYTEPYCPELRGAVLKAAAELGYKAHDHGVYVCTEGPRFETPAEIRMFAKLGGDLVGMTNVPEVVLAREAGICYATISLVTNYAAGIADGPLTHEEVVALMAENNARLKQLLMRVLVALPPERNCRCLQAFPKVDRFFEGE, from the coding sequence ATGGAAGTGGCAATTATCGGCGGGACCGGTGTCTATGACCCGGCGATCCTTACCAAGACGAGAGAGGTCAAGGTCCAAACGCCCTATGGCGAGGTTAGACCGACTGTCGGCGAGTACAACGGCGTTGAAGTTGCCTTTCTTCCCCGGCACGGCGCAGGCCATACCGTGCCGCCGCACCGGATTAATTACCGGGCGAACATCTGGGGACTACGGCGTTTGGGAGTGAAGCGGATTTTGGCGACTACTGCCGTTGGGAGTTTAAATCCGGAGATGCGCCCGGGGGAGATGGTTCTGATCGACCAATTCCTCGATTTTACCAAAGGACGGCCCAGTACGTTCTTTGAAGGGGGGCCGGATGGGGTGATCCACGTCGACTACACGGAACCCTATTGTCCGGAGCTCCGGGGGGCGGTGCTCAAGGCCGCTGCGGAGTTGGGCTATAAAGCTCATGACCACGGGGTATATGTCTGCACCGAAGGACCGCGGTTTGAGACCCCGGCCGAGATTCGCATGTTTGCCAAGCTGGGTGGGGATTTGGTCGGGATGACCAATGTCCCGGAGGTGGTTTTAGCCCGGGAAGCCGGAATCTGTTACGCCACCATCTCGCTGGTGACCAACTATGCGGCGGGGATCGCGGACGGGCCGTTGACCCACGAGGAAGTGGTCGCCTTGATGGCCGAGAATAACGCGCGCTTGAAACAACTCCTGATGCGTGTTCTGGTCGCCCTGCCTCCGGAGAGAAACTGCCGTTGCCTGCAGGCCTTTCCCAAGGTCGACCGGTTCTTTGAGGGGGAGTAA
- a CDS encoding serine/threonine-protein kinase: protein MAEYIFTPVNYMDGIPFYYAKSAGDQRLLRWEPVATRLRWGEAGNLRSNALARKALAGETGVTDGILLVEGPVIYQGQTLIGWEARPGQPLFPNLAATLSLEERLTALVPLLRSYHAFHRQGVTVGCPDWRRINWGPGGIYMPDPILLPYLHQPKRQLPRGLAACHPPEVYRAQPLSPKGDLFYFGVLAYLVMTGELPYLLVRGWPTAALQEGLVIPPARWQPGLPAVLARALEDLLAVEPEKRPDTDELLSVWREAKTRRVPVGMGQKKKAALGWLRGRLFWRLYRRQCGLAALAFSLLLFLGAWGLGRDSSSGTAPVPFRPEDLTGLFQTVADPGFPDERLPGGRAVWSDLIRAKEERRTLVASLQTHPLVEVEQVAVLRQDENSALLEADLIWYHWRDFRWQATKVREQIKMVRAGLRWEIVERRRLP from the coding sequence ATGGCTGAATATATCTTTACACCGGTCAACTATATGGACGGGATTCCCTTTTATTACGCCAAAAGTGCCGGCGACCAAAGGTTATTACGTTGGGAACCGGTTGCCACCCGGTTGCGGTGGGGAGAAGCGGGGAACCTCCGCAGTAATGCACTGGCCCGGAAAGCGCTTGCCGGGGAAACAGGTGTAACGGACGGCATTCTTCTGGTGGAGGGCCCTGTAATCTATCAGGGGCAAACCCTCATCGGTTGGGAAGCCCGCCCGGGGCAACCCCTCTTTCCCAACCTGGCGGCGACGTTGTCACTGGAGGAAAGATTGACCGCCCTGGTACCCCTCCTCCGCTCCTACCATGCCTTTCACCGGCAGGGAGTGACCGTGGGCTGTCCCGACTGGCGGCGGATTAACTGGGGCCCGGGCGGGATCTATATGCCCGATCCTATACTCCTCCCCTATCTGCACCAGCCGAAACGGCAACTGCCAAGAGGGCTGGCAGCCTGCCATCCGCCGGAGGTTTACCGCGCGCAACCCCTCAGTCCGAAAGGGGATCTCTTTTACTTCGGCGTCCTTGCTTATCTGGTCATGACCGGGGAGTTGCCTTATCTCCTAGTACGGGGCTGGCCAACGGCCGCCCTGCAGGAAGGTTTGGTCATTCCGCCGGCCAGGTGGCAACCGGGCTTACCGGCGGTTCTGGCCCGTGCGCTGGAAGATCTGCTGGCGGTGGAACCGGAGAAAAGGCCGGACACCGATGAGCTGCTTTCTGTTTGGCGGGAAGCCAAAACCCGGCGGGTCCCTGTTGGGATGGGACAAAAGAAAAAGGCGGCCCTCGGCTGGCTCCGGGGCCGGTTGTTTTGGCGTTTATACCGTCGTCAGTGCGGGCTGGCCGCCCTGGCTTTCTCTCTCCTCCTCTTTCTCGGTGCCTGGGGGTTGGGACGAGACTCCTCCTCCGGTACGGCTCCGGTTCCGTTCCGGCCGGAAGATTTAACCGGACTCTTCCAAACGGTGGCCGACCCCGGTTTTCCCGATGAGCGGCTGCCGGGTGGCCGGGCGGTCTGGAGTGACCTGATAAGAGCAAAGGAAGAACGCCGCACGCTGGTCGCTTCCCTTCAGACCCATCCCTTGGTTGAAGTGGAACAAGTTGCTGTTCTGCGGCAGGACGAAAATTCCGCCCTACTGGAAGCGGACCTGATTTGGTACCACTGGCGGGACTTCCGCTGGCAGGCGACGAAAGTGCGGGAGCAAATTAAAATGGTCCGCGCCGGTTTACGCTGGGAGATTGTTGAACGGAGGCGGCTTCCGTAA
- a CDS encoding glucose-6-phosphate isomerase yields the protein MGQRGVVLDYSGALKFFRREELDMLAPRVQAIHRQMAEKQGAGNDFLGWLDLPASIDQAELEAVKAAAVRIRESSEVLVVAGIGGSYLGARAALEILKPYFRPTPPRVGDPEVIFVGHHLSGAYLEQLLNYIKEKEFSINVISKSGTTTETAVAFRFLKQLAEEKYGKKGAAARIYATTDRRRGALRRLAEEEGYTTFVIPDDLGGRYSVLSPVGTLPIAAAGIDLDPILAGAAAAYDACSQPDLERNQAYLYAALRYIFYQKGKSIELMVNYEPALHYFAEWWKQLFGESEGKDGKGLFPAAVDFTTDLHSLGQYIQEGRRLFFETILAVEQDRSALVLPEAPGDPDGLNYIAGQRVDEMNRQALRGTLLAHQDGGVPCLVVKIPELSPFFFGYLVYFFEKACGMSGYLLGVNPFDQPGVEEYKKNMFALLGKPGFEERRQQLLARLEK from the coding sequence TTGGGTCAGCGGGGCGTAGTTCTGGATTATAGCGGAGCATTGAAATTTTTCCGGCGGGAAGAATTGGACATGCTTGCCCCCCGGGTGCAGGCCATCCACCGGCAAATGGCGGAGAAGCAAGGCGCGGGGAATGATTTTCTGGGGTGGCTCGACCTTCCGGCCAGCATCGACCAAGCAGAACTGGAGGCGGTTAAAGCGGCGGCCGTCCGGATCAGGGAAAGCTCAGAAGTATTGGTAGTGGCTGGTATCGGCGGTTCTTATCTGGGTGCCCGGGCGGCGTTGGAGATCCTGAAGCCCTATTTTCGCCCCACGCCACCCCGGGTGGGCGATCCGGAAGTGATCTTTGTCGGCCACCATTTAAGCGGGGCCTATCTTGAGCAGTTGTTAAACTACATAAAAGAAAAAGAGTTCAGTATCAACGTGATCTCGAAATCCGGGACGACCACCGAGACCGCGGTGGCCTTCCGGTTCCTGAAGCAATTGGCGGAGGAGAAATACGGGAAAAAAGGGGCGGCGGCCCGGATCTATGCCACCACCGACCGCCGGCGGGGTGCTCTGCGGCGGTTGGCGGAGGAAGAGGGCTACACGACTTTCGTGATCCCTGATGACCTCGGCGGACGCTATTCGGTTTTATCACCGGTCGGGACCTTGCCGATTGCCGCGGCGGGCATTGACCTCGATCCGATCCTGGCCGGGGCGGCGGCGGCTTACGACGCCTGTTCCCAACCGGATCTGGAACGGAACCAGGCCTACCTGTACGCCGCTTTGCGCTACATCTTCTACCAGAAGGGAAAAAGCATCGAGTTAATGGTCAACTATGAACCGGCCTTGCATTATTTTGCCGAGTGGTGGAAACAGCTGTTCGGGGAGAGCGAAGGCAAAGACGGGAAAGGACTCTTCCCGGCGGCCGTTGATTTCACCACCGATCTGCATTCGCTGGGCCAGTACATCCAGGAGGGGCGGCGGTTGTTCTTTGAAACCATCCTGGCGGTGGAGCAAGACCGGTCCGCTTTAGTGCTGCCGGAGGCGCCCGGCGATCCGGATGGTTTAAACTACATCGCCGGTCAACGGGTTGATGAGATGAACCGGCAGGCGCTCCGGGGAACTCTTCTCGCCCACCAGGATGGCGGTGTTCCCTGTTTGGTCGTGAAGATTCCGGAGTTGTCTCCGTTCTTCTTCGGTTATCTGGTTTATTTCTTCGAAAAAGCCTGTGGGATGAGCGGTTATCTCCTGGGGGTCAATCCCTTCGACCAACCGGGCGTCGAGGAATATAAGAAGAATATGTTTGCCCTGCTGGGCAAACCCGGTTTCGAAGAACGGCGCCAACAGTTGCTGGCCCGCCTGGAGAAGTAA
- a CDS encoding DegV family protein, whose product MNKVKILTDTACDLTMDFLATEGIGVVPMTINFPDRSYRDGFDLGREEFYRLLTSSAKLPTTAQPTPGDFLQVMQEAVAAGQEIVVITISSALSGTYESALMAREQIDQKERIAVFDSRTASLGQGLLVLKAQEMAAAGKGKNEIIKELTGMRSRLFSVFTLDTLEYLQKGGRISRVQAMMGDVLNIKPILEVNKEGRIVPREKARGRRRAIKRLLEIMAADGRELYNQLIAIGHSRCAEEAEALAAEIKTLYNAKEIRIGEISSTVGTHTGPGCIAVFFQGES is encoded by the coding sequence ATGAATAAAGTTAAAATATTAACCGACACCGCTTGTGATCTAACCATGGATTTCCTAGCGACCGAGGGGATTGGCGTTGTCCCGATGACCATTAATTTTCCCGACCGGTCCTATCGGGACGGGTTTGACCTAGGCCGTGAGGAGTTTTACCGGCTCCTGACGTCCTCGGCGAAGCTGCCGACGACGGCGCAACCGACCCCCGGCGACTTTCTGCAGGTGATGCAGGAAGCGGTGGCGGCGGGTCAGGAGATTGTGGTGATTACGATCTCTTCCGCGTTGAGCGGTACTTACGAAAGTGCCTTGATGGCCCGGGAGCAGATCGACCAGAAGGAGCGGATTGCGGTCTTCGATTCCCGCACCGCCTCGCTGGGCCAAGGACTGTTAGTGCTCAAAGCGCAGGAGATGGCGGCGGCGGGCAAGGGTAAAAACGAAATTATCAAGGAATTGACGGGGATGCGCTCCCGTTTGTTCTCCGTTTTTACCCTGGACACCCTGGAATACCTCCAGAAGGGTGGCCGGATCAGCCGGGTTCAGGCGATGATGGGTGATGTCTTGAACATCAAACCCATTCTCGAAGTGAACAAAGAAGGCCGGATTGTTCCGCGGGAGAAAGCGCGGGGCCGGCGGCGTGCCATCAAACGCCTGCTGGAGATCATGGCGGCCGATGGACGCGAGTTGTATAACCAGTTGATCGCCATTGGCCACTCCCGTTGTGCGGAAGAAGCGGAGGCTTTGGCCGCTGAGATTAAAACGCTTTATAACGCCAAAGAGATCCGGATTGGCGAGATCTCTTCCACCGTCGGGACGCATACGGGCCCCGGCTGTATTGCCGTTTTCTTCCAAGGGGAAAGTTAG